The following are encoded in a window of Gossypium raimondii isolate GPD5lz chromosome 13, ASM2569854v1, whole genome shotgun sequence genomic DNA:
- the LOC128036217 gene encoding uncharacterized protein LOC128036217 — protein MESEFLNKVENNAVIRIWSERSQLEKGDSLTMGYASELWDYTSINVTQNNLQELREIWAQWDDEVKQLFYYNYGDLPFLLDISVDEHLFRALAQFWNSAYSCFTFGEVDLMPTVEEYTTLLRCPRVQVDKIYCRAANVLTFTKKLTRITGMSEQWVTARIKQKGENRCITWRSLRDQILAHPDTKKKVDVFALSMYGLVIFPKTLGHIDEAVTDLFDQLDRRVTPVPAILAETFRSLSACRRTGEGRFIGCAQLLLVWFHSHFWKVDKFSYQIFSENYSPLKELAATPRRDDITEEKWMTILQNLRDEDVEWRASWMVPDEILYRCGDFDWVPLLGIWGVVGYAPLLVLRQYMSRQFVPTTQGLAECEFSYKGNNYRGKIREMWNAWKQIHRIRRITVGATTTPEYHGWRSNRINDNISRPREKCGYSIEEHLRVVPSELEIIKQDFEKRSSEFGKRIEQLEEEKMRLGLDVDIHRLEAEKLRKGKNKAEEDLDSLKMNYKRLRLSMRTAGLGKTSEQWKQEINEEKTKAGQ, from the coding sequence ATGGAAAGTGAATTTCTTAACAAGGTGGAAAACAATGCGGTTATCCGAATATGGTCAGAAAGGTCACAACTCGAGAAAGGTGACAGTCTGACAATGGGGTATGCATCAGAGTTATGGGATTACACTAGCATCAATGTGACTCAGAACAACCTTCAGGAGTTGAGAGAAATTTGGGCTCAGTGGGATGATGAAGTCAAACAATTGTTTTACTATAATTATGGTGATTTACCCTTCTTGCTTGATATCAGTGTAGATGAACATCTATTTCGAGCTCTGGCCCAATTTTGGAATTCCGCTTATAGCTGCTTCACATTTGGGGAGGTGGACTTGATGCCTACTGTGGAGGAGTATACAACTTTGCTTCGTTGTCCAAGAGTCCAAGTGGATAAAATTTACTGTAGAGCTGCTAATGTTTTGACTTTTACAAAGAAGTTAACAAGAATTACCggaatgagtgagcaatgggtcACCGCACGAATCAAGCAAAAGGGGGAAAACAGATGTATCACTTGGAGAAGTTTGCGAGATCAGATTTTGGCACACCCTGATACGAAGAAGAAAGTCGATGTTTTTGCTTTGAGTATGTACGGGCTGGTTATTTTTCCTAAAACGTTGGGGCATATAGATGAAGCCGTTactgatttgtttgatcaacttGATAGGAGGGTCACACCCGTTCCAGCAATTTTAGCCGAAACGTTCAGATCTTTGAGTGCCTGTCGAAGAACGGGGGAGGGAAGATTCATTGGTTGTGCACAACTCCTGTTAGTTTGGTTTCATAGCCATTTCTGGAAGGTGgataaattttcttatcaaaTTTTCTCAGAAAATTATTCGCCTTTGAAGGAATTAGCAGCGACACCAAGACGCGATGACATCACAGAGGAAAAGTGGATGACGATCCTGCAAAATCTACGAGATGAAGATGTCGAATGGAGAGCTTCTTGGATGGTGCCCGATGAGATTTTGTACCGATGTGGGGACTTTGACTGGGTCCCTCtgcttggaatttggggagTTGTCGGATATGCCCCTCTGCTCGTGTTAAGACAATATATGTCAAGACAGTTCGTACCAACAACACAAGGGCTAGCCGAGTGTGAGTTTTCTTATAAAGGTAACAACTACAGGGGGAAAATTCGAGAAATGTGGAATGCTTGGAAACAAATTCACCGGATAAGAAGAATTACCGTAGGAGCAACAACAACTCCTGAGTATCACGGGTGGCGGAGTAATAGGATCAATGATAACATCTCAAGGCCCAGAGAAAAATGTGGTTATTCTATAGAAGAGCATTTACGAGTAGTCCCTTCAGAATTAGAGATCATCAAACAAGACTTTGAAAAAAGAAGTTCAGAGTTTGGAAAGAGGATAGAACAGctagaagaggaaaagatgcGTTTGGGACTAGATGTTGATATCCACAGGTTGGAAGCGGAAAAGttaagaaaagggaagaataaGGCGGAAGAGGATTTAGACagtttaaaaatgaattataagaGGCTGCGTTTGTCAATGCGAACTGCAGGTTTGGGAAAAACGTCGGAACAATGGAAACAGGAAATCAATGAAGAAAAGACCAAAGCTGGTCAGTAG